gaattaaatgtcaaatttcaaataattaaatgattaatgTACCATTGTACTGTGGTTTCCATAAACTGATTtggtataaaattatgtaattaaaaataaatcaatgcaTTTATAGTTTGTGCTTACCTTCATCAATGAAGTGACAAGTTACTGTAATATAGCCCTCCGTTGCAAGGCTAGTCCAATGGTCCGATGTCAGTGCCACGCCAGTCTGCATGGATAATACGTTTAGCAGTTCGCTTTTTTCCGACTCGTACATTTTTGTTAATTAAGTTGACACTGTGCTAGGGCCCGGCACGTCATACGACGGATTAAGCTCTCGACAAAAGTCAATGAAACCTTCTCCATTTACAATGGAAATAGGTCGGAGATCTTGCGCACACATGAGGGCTAATTTCTCTGTGCAAACTATCCATTTTTGCCGAGACATTGTGGGTTTGGCATAATCAGTTAGCTTCCGCTGCTGTTTCTCACTATCGTCTGCGGACGTTTTAGTTGCATCCAGTAGCACAGACTTGTGAACCAGTTTAATGTGGTTCGCCATGGTCCCCGTACTTCCACCTTTGAACGCCAACTCAGCTGCACACAAGTTACATTTAACCTTTTCTTTTCCGCATActtcaattttagtaaaaaaaaattccAATACGGAGATTTTTTGCCGCGACCTGTCTcgttcgccatatctctaaacATGAATGCCGATGAAGAAACGGCGGGAAAATTTCCTCGAGCACTTCGTGCCGACGCGCGTCGAATGTTCAAGACGATTCGGGGCATGCTCATGCAACAAATGGCGGGGAAAATGTATCGAGCACTGTGTTCCGACgcgcgttaaatattcaagacgtctagtccgtacatggtgtattgttatgtttacggtattgtgaataagggccattgGCGCACATGATACAAATATGAGTCTTTTTCGGCAGCTGTTAATAAGCTTTGCAACGTCGTAACGAAATGAACTAAAATGTATTATGTTGATATGGACTgccgtttaaacgtttactgatTTTGTAAACGTTTATcggcaaaacacgaaacgcgaccgtttaaacgtaTAAACGTTATACCCTTACTAGGCTGATTGCAGAAACACAAATTGTCTCTATGCGTCGTATGAATACATCCATACGCAATTTGTTACTtcttattgtaaaaaatacggtattttagaactttcttttttcgtcaaacgcggttgacggtccctttaattaGTTCGGTCGTTATTTGTTATCGTAACGGTAGTTGCGGACACTATATTGTGCTCGCAAAATACCTCGTTACTTAAATATATTACCAATAGCTTTATTTATTTGTCATGCGGATGAACAGGTGTAATTGCTATGTGTTGTATTCAAGTTCACACTTTTCTAGATTTCACAggaataataaacattaacatattgCACGTGTTAGCTCGAGGTCGATTGTGTTCGGATATGTTAAGAGTTTTAAGTATATAACGTGCATCGTGTATTTTCGTCTTATTTTGCGAATGACCGTCAATCGGAACGTTTTCCCAGCATGTGCCTAAAAGTACGACAATTCTGAGAATTGTCTGAGAATCCGTAGTTCTACAACATTGATtgttaatgtttttctcaaaaaaataaatgtcactGTAAGTGCCCCCAACGCACcttgagaaaaaatgaaaatttgtatttatttaatgaaagcaGATATTAAAATGTCATGTTTTGATAAATGACGTTATTAAAGACGATttgataaatgtatatttatagaaAACAAGCAGCCGTCGATTTATAAGTGAATATTTTTCATGTTCAAATTATAGTTTTGGAACtaaagattatttaaaaaattatacgCAACAATCCGCCTTGAACCACAAATACTTTCGCGGTAGCACCGCTCATATTTTGTAGCAGTCAGAAACAGAGTATCATTGTTTATGGTAATATAGCATTGCTCTTGGAACAAGGGTGTTaatacagtccgcacaggctaattagggacgacacttccacttttatggcatttttcgtttcagggatccagtttaggcggaaagtgttgtccttgattagcatgtgcggacagtacagacttatctgggacgacaatttacgcacatgcattaagccccttttctcagaacgaggctcatataatcAAAGCGAACACAGGAACACAATTGTACGTTTCTAATGGAAATACTAGGTCATGTCATAGTAAGTGACATTCACAAGTCTGAGTATAAACGATACATGGCTGGCTAAATAAGTTTCCTTTTTAACGTTACTTTTTTAATGATTAGTTACGTAGTTTGAACGTGGATTTGGATAACTTTTAAACTGCGTTTTGAATTTGATGATCGCGGTCTTGTATGTTTGTGCAGCATAACATGTACGCATTAGTAAGGTCAAGCTTATTTGCAAACTGACATTTATTTAGAATTCGATACAAAATGTATAGTTTATTTTACGGAGTTACAAATAAACATGTTGGGGATTCAAAGATCATTTTCACCGGATTTCACAGTGTCTCAGCTTTATCATCACAAATATGAGCATAAACTGCATGTATAAAGAATGTAAAGCAATTGCGATTAAAATGCGTAAAAACGTGTCCTAAATCAAATTGAAATGTCATTTCAAACTcgttttcttaataaaaaaataatacaacatGTCACGAAAAAGTATGAATCCATACGAAAATGGTTGAATTTGTTTTCGAAAATTGATAATAATACAAGAATACACAATTATGCACTTAAATGTTATTTGTGGCCTTTGAATATTGTCTAAagagatgttgttttttttcatttttgtgtttAGCCGAAAGCACTGCACGGGCGGCCGACGAACGAACAACTCTGTAGCGTGACACGATCGAAGCTGGTACCGCAAAGCTGGTTCTGGGCGCCGTTGTAGCTGATTTCAAATCGCCCGGAAGTGGATGGTATATCACATGTGACGTCCCAACCGTATATTGTTCTTATGGCGTTCGTTAGTGGTGTTTCGGTGCATCGGATCTACACAAATAATATTGTATAGCGTTGGGCATAGGTactaaaaaaaatgacattttttatgctggttgttgtatagttaaataatttacatgaaaACATATGTCCCATACAGAGTTCTGCATCGGTTATAGTTTTTGCTggtaaaaacacaatattttaattcattaataaCACGCTACACCATAAAGTACTTATCCTTTTAACTCACCTTGGCTCCATCGAATGATGGTGTTACATGTCCGCGAAGGGCGTGGCCAATCTGTCGGAAGCTGCACGAGTTACTTCCTCCGAAGCACTGGCATCCTGTGATTCTTAGCGAACTGATGTCTGGCGGATGCTTGGAGACCACGAGTGCAATCATCGCAAGCGTGACAATGAGTGTGTATATCGACATGTCTACAAAACAAAAAACTCATCTACAATTAAAGACTAGGTACGACGTAACATGAAAATTAATAACGCGTTTCCGTTCCTGAAATTAGTTCGTTATATAAATCATTATGATGTATTCAGTGTGTACACGATTTTTAAGTTTTTTCATTAAGTTGAAATGttccttttttgtttattttgcgtATACTCATATAATTTCTGTTCCACGCTTTCTGTCATAACGTTAAAGGGAGACAATAAGTAATTTCAATCGTGAAACATCAACTATCTCCGGAGACCgtcagatttaagcaataaatcgtctgctatCTTGAGTGGGATCTTGTAATATATTGGTAAAATTGTCTCGCTTCCCTTTTAGAAAATCATTGTTGATGTACGAACTTAAAAAGTGAGAAAAAAGTTATTCCGTTCAATGATACGTTTATATATTTTAGCGCTGAGTATACACTTAAATGGCATAGTTTAGCATaaactaaaatattaattattacttaaaaattgttttatacaGTACATtacatatcattgaaaccaattcATGctctttttattataaaattatctaAATGACTCAGTGCTTTCACCTAActtatttgatatttcttttacaataaattttattatattttaatccGAATTCTAAGCTGATGCTTAGTTATAAATGTGAATGTAAATAGTCAACTGATAAAAGCGATGTTATTATCGAAAgctattaacaaatatattattacagttgatgatcaatttatttatatagttgcaaaacagtgaaaaaaacaaacatgctgTGTTTATTTACCTTTCTGTTATATGAATTATACTCCTGGATAGCTCTCAAATTGGTTGCTTCTACACTGGTGAATTTATACTCGACTTATAACGGATAGTACTTGTTTGCGCACGTTACATAAGTTTCTTAAGGGTTGTTAAAGACGTATGCTTAAGAATGATAAATCATAACTACTATGAATTGCTTTCGTCAAcatatatgttattgtttcatttgAATACGTTTAACTGTTGCTCGTGCTTTCTtatgatgctgataatgatgatggacATACTGTTTATTAAGTAGCAGTAGAAGTCATGAgaataatgacgatgatgatgacaaaaatgttgactatgaTGCGTACATTATTGCTGCTTGTGATTTTAATGGTCAGCAATGCCTGATAAGCCCCGCCAAGTGGCCTGATTAGCGAATAAAAGCTGGCTGTATTATGTATGCTTGTTTTGTTGTTAGTTGTTCCTTGATAGAGTAGGAAATCTTtccttgttatccccacgctttttgaaaaaaagctggggatattgtggttatctccgccgtccgtccgtctgtccgtctgtccgtccgtcctggccactatctcctcctacactaaaagcactagaaccttgaatcttacacacatggtagctatgagcatatgtgcgaccctgcactatttggaattttgatctgacccctgggtcaaaagttatagcggttggggtggggccgcgtcagaaattatcactcatttttttaggttattttacatttacttctttatttctacaccgattcacttcaaattgatactggacctctcttataacaatacggtcaatctcaaccatgcatggccccattcccaaccctggggcgccccgcccacataggccacacccaccaaaaatttccatttactataattttttcatttctacacggattcacttcaaattgatactgaacttttgttatgacataagggtcaatctcaactatgcatggccccaatcccaaccctggggcgcccgcccacataggccacacccaccaaaaaattccatttactataattttttcatttctacacggattcacttcaaattgatactgaacttctcttatgacattagggtcaatctcaactatgcatggccccataaccaaccctggggccccgcccacatagaccacacccacccaaaattgccttaactataatttcttcatttctacaccgattcacttcaaattgatattgaacttctcttatgactatacagtcaatctcaactatgcatggccccattaccaaccctggggcgccccgcccacatagaccacacccacccaaaattgccttttactataatttcttcatttctacaccgattcacttcaaattgatactgaacctctcttatgacaatacggtcaatctcaactatgcatggccccattaccaaccctggggccccgcccacatagaccacacccacccaaaattgccttttactataatttcttcttttctacaccgattcacttcaaattgatactgaacttctcttatgacaatatggtcaatctcaactatgcatggcacaattaccaaccctggggcgccctgcccacatatgtcacacccacccaaaattgccttttactataacttcttcatttctacaccaattcacttctaattgatgatgaacttctcttatgacaatacggtcaatctcagctatgcatggccccaataccaaccctggggcacacctaggtcaaacattcggcgtggggatacgcgtcggcctctgccgcgccatttctagttgggTCTTGTGAATTAACCACCCCATGTAAGGGTCTTggcaataaacaataacaataaagaaaCAGTACTGTGATGGTGATACGATTAATGCATAATTATATGATGATAAGGATGACGATGATATTAATTATTGCATCAACAATGTATATATCTTGGAGATGCGTGTCCTTATGTTTTTGAGATGTATGATAATTGCTGATGTTTAAACATCCCTCAagttgtatgtatttattatcgttgtgtgaatgaataaactggttatacaggtttttgaatgtgatatatgtccaatggtgcggaaatcaagatttcctcgtgcccagatttgtaggtttagtcattcgacaggcaagcagggtagagcgaagacttgatttaaatcgttttatttagttATGCTCTGTgtgtgtgttgatgttaatattatgttttatgtgtttcagtgagttttatgacAGCAGACGGATaactgacttgagatagaaaggggcattggttccggacattttaccatTAGATTTACATGGTTgtctaaaaagaatacttaacgtttacgatatagtaacagctgattatttgtagatttctctaaaattagaggtttcaagaggtgatgaaggcacctagacaccggtcttgagccatgggtcctcatacgtccctctgccattaaaagaaaaaatgaaaaatgagcagtagggttgcgtatcccgctcgcggttacatctgaatcgttcgttaccaccgattattgtttggagtgtacgtgaagtcatatgcacttctcttaattgatggtaatgaataaatcttgtaattatcgcagctgcttttatcaaaactaatgcttcacttaatgtacttttcgcaaattaccgttgtggatgggcatagggggcgacatgtgtgcgctttgggcatcggcggcggacgggcggttgttagggccgtggcgtccttggttgggcttgtgattttgaattgtgtagttaaattgtgcaattgtatgattttgagtttaggcttgacgtctgatgggtattaataatattcaattattcacatgtaacgcatgagcatgtttaatgatacgtataacgacgtgttctacagaatggatttagtatcgtttcagttcttaaatatatgagaaggatgtcgcaacgtttactgacgtctcgagacttttcaactgagcggtgccattggggtcgatatctgttgctcattgaacacatacgatcgtcagaagatttgtttcttgcatttatgtgtagaaagccctgtcagatacaaacacccactccgtgcgtgtgtttcaagaaataaaataccctgcttgtcatgacacctaaacaaatgtgtttgtttttattctaaatggttagatgataaataatgtatgtttgtcatttaatgtaatggaatataaaacataagaaAACTTTACAATGACAATTACGTAATTCCACTGAACGTCTAAAACTGGTTTTGCCTGGTTctgtttataataaatgttaactgttgttttattgttaagtgTTGTGAAATGCGCGCACTTTCAATGTGCATGTTTGCCTGGTATCGAGTGCAAACTTTACCTGACTGAttgttttaaagggaccgtcaaccgcgattaaCGCAAAAagtaaagttctaaaataccgtattttatttacaattattagtttatattgattaaaatatcacgactggtatattacattactaattataaacatctattttaccacaccacatctgtcgttgaaatttcgacaatggccataaggaacaatgatttttaattgtttagctttattttgcgaaatattgtacgaaattttcgttgattttgagtagtaatgttactttaaacattttcttttcaCTAGGattaatacataaacaatatttacgGCTATACACTGGTTTCTAGTGGTTCTGTCAAATTATTATCAATCTTGAATGTagtttttgtgttttgtgttgCAAACATGTGCGAAATAAATTTTCAAGTGCATGTTGACATGGCACACAGTTAAAACTCATTACCGTAAAACGATGTGTACGGatcaacaattaaaaaacaacaactctaCTTTAATGTGCTTACCAATAATGTCATTATCACAACACTTTATTGCAAGAAATCTGTTTAATAGTGTATATTTAATGAAAGTATTACAGACACAGACTGACTTTTATGGGATTATATTTAAAAGCATACATtcgggccgtgctctgtgaaaagggggtttaatgcatgtgtccaTTTGTAGTCAATAAGTGCTCGGGGGTTTTAATGCTCATCGTACAACTTCCAATAGACTGTTATGCTGCACATTGTTACTTTAGAGGATATGCTTATGCTAGACATCGTATACTAGTAACTTCAGATCAGCTGTTAATGCTATACATCGTAGCTTCGGATGAGCTGTTTATGCTATTAATCGTTACATCAGATGAGCTCTTTATGTTATACATTGCCATGTATCGATGTTTACTCATCGTAGTCCTTCGGTCGCTTTCATTTGAAAGGAAGATCGCTATTACATACaaaacatgttgttatttttttttgtattgtttaggGAATTATTCACAGATCAACGTATTTTTAAAATATCGGTTTAAGCAAAAACGTCTGTATTATAAATACCTGTAGTAGGTCTCGACCCCGGTGCCTTTAGAAATGAAATTTAACGCAATTCCAACTTGGAAATTTATACTTATCAATGGCATGAATATTTTTTACCCTTATGCAAGTGATAAGAGTATTTTCCGATTTCAGATGAAAAGCATAACAAAATATGTCCCATCTTTTTCCCGCATTTACTCAAACATCTTTCTTATATGCTTCCGTGAGTTTCAGCCTTTTAAAACTGCAAAAGAACTATCAAAAACGTGACGTCTTTGTGTTTCTCTTTTATGACATAATTTGACATAATttgatgtgtttgtgttgttAAACTGCCATTATCTGTTTCTTACTTTCGAAAGAAGGACAGACAAAAATACTTCAAACAAATCGACGCTGATCTGAATGGTTTATATTGGTGAAAAACGATCGTTACTAAGTTCCATGAGATCGCAGAGTGATGACTTACCgcggatgttttttttttaaacaaataatatccgCATTACATCCCCATTGATTTAAACGAGGACGGACGTACATGTATACACTTAAAACATGGAATGATACCTATAACTTAGCAGATGTATTGTTTTTACACGTTGTCTATCAACACTATTACATTTATATCGACCAGTGTAATTATTTATGTCCCCGAGTTAAAGAGCGTTTCTGTCATCCCGGTGTGTCCGAGTTAAAGACGTTTTACTGTACGCAGAATTAATTGTTCATTTGATTAATGGGTTTAGCGCACGCCCGTAATAGAGAAAAGCGGAATATAATGGTTAAATAACAgcggttaaaattaaatattcaaaatatgtatcattAACATACAAATCATCATTTAATATCCATGTGCATGTTTGCAGAGAGAACTGTTTGTAATAATGTGTACGCCTTAACGTCTGTGCACATGATTGTAATTGCATGAGAAGTAAATTATGATTATAACTCACAAAAACCGGTGTAATaagttttcaaacaaaatttCATCGAGCGGAAGTCGTTTTGATTcacggatttttttttaatagttttaaataatcattttattaacTAGTTTCTTTGTAAAGGAAGTAATCATATTTTCTAGATTACATTTTAATTGCATACAAAATTGTCTTCAATTTGATATATTACATGCCTATATTGTGAGCAAACGGCATTTTCAaaaaaagatggccgccatttcagGTTAACGCTATACCTGTCGAAAAATTAATGCACATTcatcatataatttatttttatttaaattataacttttTCTGTCATAAATGTGAAATATTTGTCACTATGATGTGTTTAGGGTCAAATTTGTAGCTGATGtagcggccattttggacgccattttgattTTGTAATATTCCAAAAACGCGACAAGTTGCGTTACTCTTTCGCGAACattttgataaatagttataGCAGGTTTCTGTTGTCAAACAATGcatattgtattattttctgtGAATTTCTTAAGATTTCTGTCCATTTTGGTGCCATTATAATTTGATTACTTATATATATACCTTTGTTCTATTTGTCACCAAATTATTCCACACGAAGGTATGCTGAAAATAGCGTAACTTTGACATTTCTTGGCCGATTTGCATAATTCTTTCACTGATGTACTTGTTACACATGGCTGCATACAGCTAGAGTTGTTTTAAACACTTACAATAAAAATCATTATATGCCCCTGAACACCCTACCACTTAATATCATTAATATCACACATAGATGGAACGATGTacgcatttgaaaaaaaattgaaattgcaTCCGCGATAATTCGTTTAAGGAATGTTGCAAACAAATAGACTGTAAACATGGAATAATTAATTGCGATGTACATGATTGCTTATGTAATATCAATGTAATGTTTGCTTTTATCGAACATATTAATTGTATCTATTTTGGTAATTACTTTTCTACAAATTAAATTGTCCtattagaaataaataaattgtgcgATTTCTCTGAAATAGTTCGTTTGTTCAGAATACAACATGTTCACTGTTGTAAATGTACACATGGatgaaaaaatcataaaatgataatttaataGAATTTAAGAAGTTCAACTGAAAAAATGACCATGTAAACTTCTTATTCTAGCCCTGACGCGTTGTTAAATGCACACTCTTTTACTTAATCTCTTTCAGTGTTGTAACCGAATTTTGAACGCCTTtgcgttctgtggcgtctcatcaggatccaaattgtttgctattctttgaaaaaaaaacaaaataataattttagaaattcagctgacGACATTTTGGAtattaatattagattacgatcattaaaatctttaatacatgaacatgctctggcataacgtaccaactgcgaaatgtaaataccataggaaggtcctttagggatgttgccatctaggaacggaaaattcacgatttcaaagttaaaatcgtcccgtttgtcgtataaactagttttgatcaaattattattaatagttaaatgtaagtctaaatacgcagcgtctgtattggatatacacgatatatttaagactagttcttttgggtagattttatgaatatattgttcaaataatggattatctaaattaagtatgtcatcaatgtacctactagtggggttaaaacaattaatcaaatctacttgcttagttttagataattctaacataaattccctttcataacaatataaaaaaaggtcagctataagtggcgcacaataagtacccataggaacgccaattatttgtttaaatattttaccattaaattcaacaaacaagttatccagaagaaaagtaagtgctgcacaaaagtcaagaccagtgcaaatgatgtaattatctaataaatgattagtaaaaaaaagctgttttagtgtttaaagctagatacaaacacttctctctagcaaaagttttttcaatcaaagaaacaagtttggattttattaaagcgtgaggaagcgttgtatatagtgtagaaaaatcataagtacttacctgtgacaccttatatttttattttcaattttatcaataacttcttaggtgttttttattgaccaaaataggttaatattactattttcataaacttttttACATATCATACCACATAGGAGAAGACCGTTACCACAGCCCTGTGTCAATTTTTCCCGACCAGAGTTACCATCTAGCATCTTACGTGCTACTTGTGACGGTAAATCCAGAAATAACTCTACTGGTAGGTCCTACCTAGCGTTTAATAGTCAGCGGGACACACCTAGCTCTAATAACGCAAGTTTCTCTAGGTCTCAACCTCACAGTTCTACTGATTTTAATTTTTCAGGTAATAATATGTCTAATCAGAACCAATCTTTATCCTTAGGTCATAGGTCCGAGTCTCAGATTGCAGACCAGAGCAGAAATAATACACCACAGGCTCCAACGCCGGTGTTACTCCTAAGACCGCACTCTGCAGAGCCAGTATTTCCACAACGACCACAGGCTGCAGAGCCGGTGTTACCACAACGACCACAGAGGTCAAGGAGAATGCCAGATTGGTATGGAGATTGGGTTCAACCAATAACAGCTCATATAGAGACTTTCTCCCAGGGTGAAATTTATTATGTGTGACAGAGGAGAATGTCACAGTTTCAATAGGTTGAGAATGTATTTTCTTTTCATTGTATTATTGAAAAGCTGTAACATGTTTTCAATTGTCTTATTTTGTAGGTCTGATCTTTATTAAGTTTcagattaaatacaattattttgtatCAGTTTGAAATTCTCATTTCTACTGATTATTTTCAGACATCTAAGATGAGTGTCTAACACAGAGACAGTATGTTAACATTCATACATGGTGATTATGGCTAATATTGCATAAattgtatgttatgttatattattAGCCATAGAATGTTTTAACCTTCTTTTAcagttattttaatgtattgttttattgcagatgtttcaaaagaatatttgcacattatgtttatatatgtttttaatattagcagtaccatttatttcagaaaaatcagAATGTACCTTTAAGAATAAGTGAATAGCGATCTTTAATTTCAGGTACTATGTGTTACCACATTTAATTTCATGTGTTTGTGTACCAgtctttaaaatacttaaatttagGGATATAGCCTTGAAATATCTGTTGCATGGAAATAAGTCCTGTATAAAATGTTGATATGTCtattgcagttacttcccttggttgTTAACACAATCCAGTACTAAGCTGATGAATGTGGCACTTAACAGCATCAACTGATATTGTTCAATTCTTTCGACAAGTTATTTCATAATGTTTCGCATATACGTATACTTGATATTAGTAACCACTggaagaaactattttcaaatgcaaatacgTTTTGAGATATAGTTTTACATGTAATTCAGTTTGTCATAATCTCAAGTTGATTAGTTAATCATAAAGTCATACTGGGTACTGTATAGTTGTATGTTTTGTAGATATTGTAGGTATTTTATTAGTTAGAGTCATGAAATGTCAGGAGACATTTTTTCTCTTAGCAGAGGAAAATGTTACAGTTTGACATTTTCGATATGTTCGTTTTTACCTATATTGAATTTGCATGCGCCGTTCCATAGTTAAAGTGCACGCGAACGTATAATTGTCATCGCGCATGCGCCGACTTTTCCGTTTGTCCTCGTTCGTCTTTATCAAGGTGATTtgtcattgtgtcgtctgctgttgtTGGGTGAATCGGAATACTTcggatttatacatttaacaatgtatatctacGAAGTCGGCCGAGGCTATCCAACTGCTGCACGTGCTTTCGTGTGAGCACTGTTTACCGTATCCGTTCAATTGTTCtttaatgtttatgtttgaaTGAAAGAAATTTTGAGAGAAAGGTTCCTATTGGGTTGTTCGTTCACCCTTTTTTTCCTTCCCCGCCAAATTCCTTCGTCCCTCACAACCCTTCAGAACTTTCACAAGTTAAGAGGTTTAGAAATCTGTAACTCTTTATATTAACTATAAaggagatttattattattaaatagtcGGACACTGTGACCCGTTTTATACGGATGAATATAAGTAAGAACCTACGCCAGGACTTAGTTGACATATATAAACAAACCTGTGACGACT
This sequence is a window from Dreissena polymorpha isolate Duluth1 chromosome 16, UMN_Dpol_1.0, whole genome shotgun sequence. Protein-coding genes within it:
- the LOC127862099 gene encoding uncharacterized protein LOC127862099, which gives rise to MSIYTLIVTLAMIALVVSKHPPDISSLRITGCQCFGGSNSCSFRQIGHALRGHVTPSFDGAKIRCTETPLTNAIRTIYGWDVTCDIPSTSGRFEISYNGAQNQLCGTSFDRVTLQSCSFVGRPCSAFG